Sequence from the Ancalomicrobiaceae bacterium S20 genome:
TCCAGCAGCGCATCTGGCCGGGCCAGGCGATCGCGCTGATGGCCTGGTTCTCGGCGCATGAGCCCGAAACCGTCGCGCGCACCGAGCGCGTGTTGTTCTGCAAGGATTTCCTGCGCGGCCGGCTCTGCGGCGACTTCTCGACCGATCCGACCGATGCCGGCATCGCCGGGGCGATCGACGTCGAGAGCGGCACCTATGCCCGTGAGGTCTTCCGCGATCTCGGCATACCCGACTGGCTCGACCGCATGCCCGAGATCGGGCCCTCGGCGGAGGTCGTCGGCCGGGTCACGGCCGCGGCGGCGCTGCAGACCGGGCTCAAGGAAGGCACGCCGGTCGTGCGCGGCGTCGTCGATGTCGCCGCCGCCGCGCTCGCCTCCGGCGTGGTCGGGCCGAACCGGCTGTCGATGATCGCCGGCACCTTCTCGATCAATTCCACGGTGCATGCCGCGCCGCGCCTGTCGGTGATGCCGTTCCTGCAGATGCCCTATCCGGTCGGCAACCAGGTGCTGGCGACCGAGGGGGCAGCGACCTCCGCCTCGAACTTCGAATGGTTCTGCCGCGAAGTGCTCGACGGCGAGGCCTCGCGCGCCGCGATGGCCGGGCTCTCGGTCTATGACGTCTGCAACGACTATGTCCGCGACGCGCTCGACCGCGACAACGACATCGTCTTCTTCCCCTATCTGTTCGGCGGTCCGGGCGGCGCGCCGGCGGGTCTTCTCGGGCTGAAACGCTCCGACGGGCTCGGCGACGTGCTGCGCGCGATCTTCGAGGGTATCGCCTACGCGCGCCGGGTCGACATCGAACGGCTGCTGTCCGGTTACGACGCCGCCAAGCCCGAGGCGATCCGCCTCGCCGGCGGCGCCTCGCGGTCGGAGATCTGGGCGCAGATGTTCGCCGACGTGCTCGGCCTGCCGATCGAGATCACCGACGGCACCGAGCTCGGCGCCCGCGGCGTCGCGATCGCCTCGGCGGTCGCGATCGGCGCCCATCCCGATTTCGAGACGGCCATCGGCAAGATGGTCCGCGTCCGCCGCCGGTGCGAGCCGTCGGCGGCGCGGCATGCCGCCCACGCCAAGAAGTTCGCCCGGTTCCAGGCGCTGTCGAAGGCACTCGCCCGCGACTGGGGCGCCTGCTGATCACCCCCATCCGGGGAAGCCGTTCCCGCCCCGACCGCTGACGCGGCCCGCCGCGTCACGGACCGGGATCCCATGCGCCGCGCGGGTGAAGGACCTGCCGCGGCAACGCTTCCCCATGCCCCGATGCCAAGCAGATCGAGGTTCGCATGTCGTTGTCGCTCCAAGGCATTTCACTCGAGTATGGCGGCGAGCACCACCTCCGCTCGATCGACCTTTCGCTCGAGCGCGGCACGGTCAACGTGCTGCTCGGACCGACGCGCGCCGGCAAGACCTCGCTGATGCGCGTGATGGCCGGGCTCGATCGCCCGACCGCCGGCCGCATCCTCGCCGACGGGCGCGACGTCACCGGCGTGCCGGTCGGCCGCCGCTCGGTGGCGATGGTCTACCAGCAGTTCATCAACTACCCGAGCCTCAGCGTCTACGAGAACATCGCCTCGCCGATGCGCGTGCAGAAGGTCGACCCGCGCGAGATCGACCGGCGTGTCCGTGAGGCCGCCGCCATGTTGCGGCTCGAGGCACATCTCGAAAAGACGCCACTGCAGCTCTCCGGCGGCCAGCAGCAGCGCTGCGCCATCGCGCGCGCCGTGGTGCGCGGCGCCGATCTGGTGCTGCTCGACGAACCGCTCGCCAACCTCGACTACAAGCTGCGCGAGGAACTCCGCGAGGAACTGCCACGCATCTTCGCCGAGACCGGCGCGATCTTCGTCTATGCGACCACCGAGCCGGCGGAGGCGCTGTTCCTTGGCGGCAACACCGCCTGTCTCGGCGAAGGGCGGCTCATCCAGTTCGGCCCCACCGCGCAGGTCTATCGCCGGCCGGCGAGCCTCGCCTCGGCACAGACCTTCTCCGATCCGCCGCTCAACGTCATGACCATCACCAAGCGCGGCGATGCGATCCGGCTGCCGAGCGGCGCATCTGCTTCGGCGCTCGGGGCGCTGGCGAGCCTCGCCGACGGCGACTACGCGATCGGCCTGCGCGCCCACGACCTGCTGCTCGCCCCCTCGCCTAAGACCGAGACGATCGAGCTCGTCGGCACGGTCGACGTGACCGAGATCACCGGCTCGGAGAGCTACGTGCACGTCCACGCCGGGCGGCTCCGCTGGGTCGCGCTGACCGCCGGCGTGCACGAGATCGCGCCGGGGGCGCCGATCGCCGTCCACATCGACCCGGCCCGCCTGTTCGTCTTCGCGACCGACGGCCGCGTGATCGTCACGCCCGACGCCACCCGGTTCTCCTGAGAGGTCGTCCCATGGCCCGCATCGAACTCACCGATCTCGCCCACAGCTACAGCGCCGCGCTCGCGGCCGCGAACATCTACGCGCTGAAGCCGATGACCATGACCTGGCGCCAGGGCGGCGCCTATGCCCTGCTCGGCCCGTCCGGCTGCGGCAAGACCACGCTGCTCAACATCATCTCCGGCCTCGTCGTGCCGACCCGCGGCAAGGTGCTGTTCGACGGGCGCGACGTGACCGAGCTCTCGACCGAGCGCCGCAACATCGCGCAGGTGTTCCAGTTCCCGGTCGTCTACGACACGATGACCGTCTACGAGAACCTCGCCTTCCCGCTGCGCAATCGCGGCCTCAAGGGCAAGGCGGTCGACGCGCGGGTGCGGGAGATCGCCGACCTGCTCGATCTCGGCGGCGCGCTGACCAAGCGCGCGCGCGGCCTCGGCGCCGACGCCAAGCAGAAGATCTCGCTCGGCCGTGGCCTCGTCCGCGCCGATGTCGCGGCCGTGCTGTTCGACGAGCCGCTGACGGTGATCGATCCGGCGCTGAAGTGGGAGCTGCGCTCCAAGCTCAAGGCGCTGCACCGCCAGCTCGACATTACGATGATCTACGTGACGCACGACCAGACCGAGGCGCTGACCTTCGCCGACACGGTCGTGGTCATGCACGACGGCGCCATCGTGCAGACCGGCCGGCCGGACGAGCTCTACGAGCGCCCCGAGCACACGTTTGTCGGCCACTTCATCGGCTCGCCCGGCATGAACATCCTGCCCGCGCGGGTCGACGGCGGGGTCGCGCGCGTCGGCGACCGTGTGATCCCGCTCGGTCGCCCGCTCGCCGGTCCGCCGTCGGGCGAGCGCATCGAACTCGGCATCCGGCCCGAATACCTGCGCCTGACCCGCGGCGACGGCCATCCGGTCACGATCGAGCGCATCGACGACCTCGGCCGCGTCCGCTACGCGCGCGTCCGCTTCGAAGGCCATCGCCTCGCCGCGCTCGTGCCCGGCGACGTCCCGGCCGGCCCCGAGGCCCGCATCGCCTTCGATCCCGCACAGATCCACGTCTACGCCGACAGCCGGCGGGTGGGGTGAGACATGATCAAGACATTCGACAACCGCGCCTGGTTCTTCGTGCTGCCGGTGTTCGTGCTGGTCGCCTTCAATGCGGTGCTGCCGCTGATGACGGTGGTCAACTATTCGTTCCAGGACACGTTCGGCAACAACCAGTTCTTCTGGAACGGCATCGGCTGGTACGCCGAGCTGCTCGACCCGTCGAGCGAACTCGGGGGCCGGTTCTGGGAGGCGCTGGCGCGCTCGACCGGCTTCTCGCTGGTGATCCTCGCGATCGAGGTGCCGCTCGGTATCCTGATCGCGCTGACCATGCCGCGCCACGGCACCGCGCTCGCCGTCGGCCTCGTCCTGATGGCGCTGCCGCTGCTCGTGCCGTGGAACGTGGTCGGCATGATCTGGCTGCTCTATACGCGCGCCGACATCGGCCTGTTCGGCTGGCTCCTCAACGCGATCGGGCTCGACTTCAACCCGACCACCCACGTCGCCGACGCCTGGTTCGTGCTGGTCGTCATGGACGTCTGGCACTGGACGAGCCTCGTGGCGCTGCTGTGCTTCGCCGGGCTGAAGTCGATCCCGGACGCCTACTATCAGGCCGCCCGGATCGACGGCGCCTCGCGGCTCGACATCTTCCGCCGGATCGAACTGCCCAAGCTCAACCGCGTGCTGCTGATCGGCGTGCTGCTGCGCTTCATGGACAGCTTCATGATCTACACCGAGCCCTTCGTGGTCACCGGCGGCGGCCCGGGCAACTCGACCACCGTGCTCTCCATCGACCTCGTGAAGATCGCGCTCGGCCAGTTCGACCTCGGCAAGGCCGCGGCCATGTCGATCGTCTACACGCTGATCGTGCTGACGGTGAGCTGGGTCTTCTACACCGCCATCGTCTCCAACGATGCCAAGGAGGCCTGAGCCATGACCCTCCGCAGGATCATCTACTATTCGTACATCGTCTGCCTGATGATGCCGATCTACTGGCTAATCAATCTGTCGTTCAAGGGCAACGTCGAGGTCTCGACCTCGATGACGCTGTGGCCGACGCAGCCGACGCTCAAGAACTACGGCGTGATCTTCTCGTCGCCGGAATGGTTCGACGGCTTCGTGTTCTCGCTGAGCTACGTCGCGATCAACACGATCCTGTCGATCGCGGTGGCGCTGCCGGCGGCCTACGCCTTCTCGCGCTGGCGCTTCGTCGGCGACAAGCACCTGTTCTTCTGGCTGCTGACCAACCGGATGGCGCCGCCGGCGGTGTTCGCTCTGCCCTACTTCAATCTCTATTCCTCGGTCGGGCTGTTCGACAGCGTCTGGGCCGTCGCGCTGGCGCACTGCATCTTCAACGTGCCGCTGGCGGTGTGGATCCTGGAAGGCTTCGTCTCGGGCGTGCCGCGCGAGATCGACGAGACCGCGCGCATCGACGGTTACTCGTTCCCGCGGTTCTTCGTGAAGATCTTCGTGCCGCTGATCGCCAACGGCATCGGGGTCGCGGCGTTCTTCTGCTTCATGTTCTCGTGGGTCGAGCTGCTGCTCGCCCGCACGCTGACCAACAGCCGCGCCATCTCCTCGATCATGACCCGCTCGGTCTCCGCTTCCGGCATCGACTGGGGGTTGCTCGCCGCCGCCGGCGTGCTGACGCTGATCCCCGGCGCGCTCGTGATCTGGTTCGTCCGCAATCATATCGCCAAGGGCTTCGCCCTCGGCCGCGTGTGAGGAGTTCGCCATGGACATCGCATGGATGGCCTGGACCTGGCAGACCGGCCTGTTCTTCGCCGCGATCGCCGCCGCACTCGCCGTGCTGACCGTGCTCGCGGTGCGGCATCCCGAGATCGAGCGGGTCGGCGCCCTCGGCATCCCGACCACGCGCGGCGACCGCCTGTTCGTCACCCTGCTCGGGGCGGCGTTCCTTCACCTCGCCTGGATCGCGCTGACCAGCGTCGACCTCCTCTGGGCGAGCGCTCTCTCCCTCGTCTGGGCCGTCGCGGTGTTCCGCAAGGTCTGACGTCGGAACACGAGCGACCGGCACGAGAAGCGCCCGGCCGGCCGCCCTCGACACCAAAGGCGCACCACACGAGGAAACCACCATGAAGCGTGCAATCGGAATATCGCTGGCCACGCTGGCGATCGCGCTCGCCGCCGGTTCGGCGCGGGCCGACGAGGCGGCGGCCAAGAAGTGGGTCGACACCGAGTTCCAGCCTTCGACGCTCTCCAAGGACGAGCAGATGAAGGAGCTGGCCTGGTTCGCCGAGGCGGCCAAGCCGTTCAAGGGCATGGAGATCTCGATCGTCTCGGAGTCGCTGACCACCCACGACTACGAGTCCAAGGTGCTGACCAAGGCCTTCGAGGAGATCACCGGCATCAAGGTCAAGCACGACATCATCCAGGAAGGCGACCTGGTCGAGAAGCTGCAGACCACGTTGCAGTCCGGCAAGTCGGTCTACGACGGCTGGATCAACGACTCGGACTTCATCGGCACGCATCCGCGCTACAACCAGACGGTCAACCTGTCGGAGTGGATGGCGGGCGACGGCAAGGCCGTCACCGATCCGATGCTCGACCTCAACGACTTCATCGGCAAGTCGTTCACGTCCTGGATCGACGGCAAGCTCTACCAGCTGCCGGACCAGCAGTTCGCCAACCTCTACTGGTTCCGCTACGACTGGTTCACCCGCCCGGACATCAAGGAGAAGTTCAAGGCCAAGTACGGCTACGAGCTCGGCGTGCCGCTGAACTGGTCGGCCTATGAGGACATCGCGGAGTTCTTCACCAACGACATCAAGGAGATCGACGGCCAGAAGGTCTATGGCCACATGGACTACGGCAAGAAGGACCCGTCGCTCGGCTGGCGCTTCACCGACGCCTGGCTGTCGATGGCCGGCAACGGCGACAAGGGCCTGCCGAACGGCCGGCCGGTCGACGAATGGGGCATCCGCATGGAGGGCTGCAACCCGACCGGATCGTCGGTCGAGCGCGGCGGCGACACCAACGGCCCGGCCGCGGTCTATGCCGTGACCAAGTATCTCGAGTGGCTGAAGAAGTATGCGCCGCCCCAGGCCGCCGGCATGACCTTCTACGACTCGGCGCTGATCCCGGCGCAGGGCAACGTCGCCCAGCAGATCTTCTGGTACACTGCCTTCACCGCCGACATGGTGAAGCCCGGCACGCCGGTCGTGAACGCCGACGGCACGCCGAAGTGGCGCATGGCGCCGAGCCCGCACGGCGCCTACTGGAAGGAGGGCATGAAGCTCGGCTACCAGGACGTCGGCTCGCTGACCCTGCTCAAGTCGACCCCGCTCGAGCGGCGCAAGGCGGCCTGGCTCTATCAGCAGTTCATCGTGTCGAAGACGGTGTCGCTGAAGAAGAGCCACGTCGGCCTGACCTTCATCCGTGAATCCGACATCTGGGACAAGTCGTTCACCGAGCGCGCGCCGAAGCTCGGCGGCCTGATCGAGTTCTACCGCTCGCCGGCGCGCGTGCAGTGGACGCCGACCG
This genomic interval carries:
- a CDS encoding FGGY-family carbohydrate kinase, which gives rise to MRERLIGIDAGGTMTKAALFDLDGRELACERRPNQMLFPAPGHTERDPERMWRAACESVASVLEATGTSPDDVVAVSCSGYGSGIYLTDRNGDPVRPGVVSTDSRAAGLVAEWEANGRAGVIARRIQQRIWPGQAIALMAWFSAHEPETVARTERVLFCKDFLRGRLCGDFSTDPTDAGIAGAIDVESGTYAREVFRDLGIPDWLDRMPEIGPSAEVVGRVTAAAALQTGLKEGTPVVRGVVDVAAAALASGVVGPNRLSMIAGTFSINSTVHAAPRLSVMPFLQMPYPVGNQVLATEGAATSASNFEWFCREVLDGEASRAAMAGLSVYDVCNDYVRDALDRDNDIVFFPYLFGGPGGAPAGLLGLKRSDGLGDVLRAIFEGIAYARRVDIERLLSGYDAAKPEAIRLAGGASRSEIWAQMFADVLGLPIEITDGTELGARGVAIASAVAIGAHPDFETAIGKMVRVRRRCEPSAARHAAHAKKFARFQALSKALARDWGAC
- a CDS encoding ABC transporter ATP-binding protein — its product is MSLSLQGISLEYGGEHHLRSIDLSLERGTVNVLLGPTRAGKTSLMRVMAGLDRPTAGRILADGRDVTGVPVGRRSVAMVYQQFINYPSLSVYENIASPMRVQKVDPREIDRRVREAAAMLRLEAHLEKTPLQLSGGQQQRCAIARAVVRGADLVLLDEPLANLDYKLREELREELPRIFAETGAIFVYATTEPAEALFLGGNTACLGEGRLIQFGPTAQVYRRPASLASAQTFSDPPLNVMTITKRGDAIRLPSGASASALGALASLADGDYAIGLRAHDLLLAPSPKTETIELVGTVDVTEITGSESYVHVHAGRLRWVALTAGVHEIAPGAPIAVHIDPARLFVFATDGRVIVTPDATRFS
- a CDS encoding ABC transporter ATP-binding protein — translated: MARIELTDLAHSYSAALAAANIYALKPMTMTWRQGGAYALLGPSGCGKTTLLNIISGLVVPTRGKVLFDGRDVTELSTERRNIAQVFQFPVVYDTMTVYENLAFPLRNRGLKGKAVDARVREIADLLDLGGALTKRARGLGADAKQKISLGRGLVRADVAAVLFDEPLTVIDPALKWELRSKLKALHRQLDITMIYVTHDQTEALTFADTVVVMHDGAIVQTGRPDELYERPEHTFVGHFIGSPGMNILPARVDGGVARVGDRVIPLGRPLAGPPSGERIELGIRPEYLRLTRGDGHPVTIERIDDLGRVRYARVRFEGHRLAALVPGDVPAGPEARIAFDPAQIHVYADSRRVG
- a CDS encoding sugar ABC transporter permease, whose amino-acid sequence is MIKTFDNRAWFFVLPVFVLVAFNAVLPLMTVVNYSFQDTFGNNQFFWNGIGWYAELLDPSSELGGRFWEALARSTGFSLVILAIEVPLGILIALTMPRHGTALAVGLVLMALPLLVPWNVVGMIWLLYTRADIGLFGWLLNAIGLDFNPTTHVADAWFVLVVMDVWHWTSLVALLCFAGLKSIPDAYYQAARIDGASRLDIFRRIELPKLNRVLLIGVLLRFMDSFMIYTEPFVVTGGGPGNSTTVLSIDLVKIALGQFDLGKAAAMSIVYTLIVLTVSWVFYTAIVSNDAKEA
- a CDS encoding carbohydrate ABC transporter permease — encoded protein: MTLRRIIYYSYIVCLMMPIYWLINLSFKGNVEVSTSMTLWPTQPTLKNYGVIFSSPEWFDGFVFSLSYVAINTILSIAVALPAAYAFSRWRFVGDKHLFFWLLTNRMAPPAVFALPYFNLYSSVGLFDSVWAVALAHCIFNVPLAVWILEGFVSGVPREIDETARIDGYSFPRFFVKIFVPLIANGIGVAAFFCFMFSWVELLLARTLTNSRAISSIMTRSVSASGIDWGLLAAAGVLTLIPGALVIWFVRNHIAKGFALGRV
- a CDS encoding DUF2160 family membrane protein, coding for MDIAWMAWTWQTGLFFAAIAAALAVLTVLAVRHPEIERVGALGIPTTRGDRLFVTLLGAAFLHLAWIALTSVDLLWASALSLVWAVAVFRKV
- a CDS encoding ABC transporter substrate-binding protein — protein: MKRAIGISLATLAIALAAGSARADEAAAKKWVDTEFQPSTLSKDEQMKELAWFAEAAKPFKGMEISIVSESLTTHDYESKVLTKAFEEITGIKVKHDIIQEGDLVEKLQTTLQSGKSVYDGWINDSDFIGTHPRYNQTVNLSEWMAGDGKAVTDPMLDLNDFIGKSFTSWIDGKLYQLPDQQFANLYWFRYDWFTRPDIKEKFKAKYGYELGVPLNWSAYEDIAEFFTNDIKEIDGQKVYGHMDYGKKDPSLGWRFTDAWLSMAGNGDKGLPNGRPVDEWGIRMEGCNPTGSSVERGGDTNGPAAVYAVTKYLEWLKKYAPPQAAGMTFYDSALIPAQGNVAQQIFWYTAFTADMVKPGTPVVNADGTPKWRMAPSPHGAYWKEGMKLGYQDVGSLTLLKSTPLERRKAAWLYQQFIVSKTVSLKKSHVGLTFIRESDIWDKSFTERAPKLGGLIEFYRSPARVQWTPTGVNVPDYAKLSQLWWQNIGDASSGAKTPQQAMDALATAQDAVLERLEKSGVQGACGPKLNKKQTAEYWFSKSEKDGNIAPQRKLANERPKPETIDYDTLIKSWPATPPKKG